In Blattabacterium cuenoti, the genomic stretch TCGTTAGAAAGAATTATATTGTTATTTTTTTGAAAAGCATTTATTTCTTTTATCAACTCGTTCACAATGATTCTTCCATTAAAAATTCCTTTAGATTTTTCACATAAAATATTTTTATATAATTGAAAACTATAAGAATTCGAACATAAATGATTTATCATAGTATGATGATCTACTAATTGTTTTCCTGATAATAGAGAAATTCCATATAAATAAGAATAAGCTTTCTTTCCATCAGAATAAAATTTTAAATTATTTCTTATAAAATTTCCTTGAATAGAAAAAGTGTAAACAGTGCATTTACTATTATTTTTTTGTTTGAATAATGTATTATCTATTATAGAAGTTTCTTCTAAATCATTTTGTACTTTATAGTACTCAATGATACTATGACTCATAGCATAAACTTCACTAACAGAATTCATAAAAACAAAATGGTGTTTTAAAGATTTATAATGTTCTATAATTTTAACACGGGAATGTTCTCCTACTATAATCAAATTCCTATTATTTAACATAATTTTAGATTCTATTCCTGTAGAAATATGTAATATTTCTATGGGTTTTTCTAAAATTACATGATCAGGAATATAAATATATGCACCATCTTTTGACAAGATTGTATTTAAAGTATAAAATGCATCATATTGATATGATAATTTTCCATAATAATTTTTAATTTCATTTTCTTCTAATGATATTATGTTTGATATAATAACATTGCTTGCATCAATATAAGATAAATCAGAATGATATTTCCCATCTATGAAAATTAAAACATAAGATTCTTTTTTTTTTAAAAAAACTAATTTTCTGATTTTTTCAAATTCTATCCTTTTTTCTTTTAAATTTTCGCAAAAAATATTATAATCTTTATCAATAATTGATTCTATATTCGTATGTTTCCATTCTTCATTTATAGAAGTAGGAAAACCTCTTTTATATAAAAAAGAGGAATGTTGCTTTTGTAAAAAAGATATATAAGAATCTTCTGTTTTTTCTTTTGCAGATGCAGAAG encodes the following:
- the sufD gene encoding Fe-S cluster assembly protein SufD produces the protein MQLREKITLLINKFSSASAKEKTEDSYISFLQKQHSSFLYKRGFPTSINEEWKHTNIESIIDKDYNIFCENLKEKRIEFEKIRKLVFLKKKESYVLIFIDGKYHSDLSYIDASNVIISNIISLEENEIKNYYGKLSYQYDAFYTLNTILSKDGAYIYIPDHVILEKPIEILHISTGIESKIMLNNRNLIIVGEHSRVKIIEHYKSLKHHFVFMNSVSEVYAMSHSIIEYYKVQNDLEETSIIDNTLFKQKNNSKCTVYTFSIQGNFIRNNLKFYSDGKKAYSYLYGISLLSGKQLVDHHTMINHLCSNSYSFQLYKNILCEKSKGIFNGRIIVNELIKEINAFQKNNNIILSNEACIYTKPQLEIYSEYVKCSHGCTVGNIQDSELFYLQSRGITEKEAKMLLLLSFLEEILIPIHIFELKKFIRRKINKKLYKHL